A segment of the Delphinus delphis chromosome 20, mDelDel1.2, whole genome shotgun sequence genome:
TGCTGCAGCGTCACAGGGTCCAATCTCAGCGTCTGATCGTAATGGCGGAGGTCTTGGTTATTCCAGTCAAACCATGCGTAGCGGGAGGTGGGAGGGTTGGCGTCGCTCTCGCACGTCAGGACCGCTTTCTTCCCCTCCACCACTCCGTCTTTCGGGCTGATGGACACATGCAGGCTCCTGGGTGCATCTGTAAGTAGAAGCAAAGTCAGGATCCGGGTAGCCAGTCACCTGCCCGTCTCTGCGCCCAGCCTCTGGCTCCAGCCACTCACACAGCACTTGGAGAGCCCAGGCCTTAGACGAGGTCTGTCCTATGGAATTGTTGACCAAGCAGTGGTAAGTTCCAGCATCTTCTGGAGAGATGGCGTCAAAGCTcagttcctttccttcctccagaaAGATTCCATTTTTCTTCCAGAAGAAGCGGACATCCGTGGGGCGGCTGCTTAAGAAGTCACATTGGAGGAGGACCCGGCGCCCAGAGTGAATCTCACTGTGGGAAGTGACCTGGACACTGACATCTTTGGGGGCATCTGGAGAGCAAGGACCTCAGGCTGATCTCTTGGgtctcttcccctcttcctgtTCCCAAGAATTCCTCTCCCCTTGGCCCTGAGGCCTGACTCTCATCCCTCAATTCTCTGTGAGGACTGTGGTTCAGGCTTGGGTCTCCTCACCCTTAGAGCCCCGCACCCCAGCTGGGCCACCCCCTAGCTCCCCCGGCCCAGGGCACTCACACTGGACATCCAGGTCGACAGGGGGAGACCACAAACACCACTGGTTACAGGCTGCGCACTTGACTGGCCCTGTGTCCCAGGCAACTTTTCGAATCGTCAGCCCAGCGGGTGACAGCTGGTCCTGGAAGCCTAGGTGATCCCATTCATATCGGGTAACTCTGGGATTACTGGAATTGTAGGTACAGGACAGGATCACACTGTCTCCTTCTCGAATCGGTGTGGGGCTTTGAATCACTGTGATTACCTCCTTGGGGGGATCTGGAAGAAAACCAGAGAGGTGGGTCAAGAAAAGTCAGAAGCCCATAAGACCTGTTCCTTcctgctccctcttcccccttcctgtgcccTGCATTCACGCAGTTTCTCTATTAGCGGAGGGAGGGCTTGtgcttccctcttgcctctgAGAACAGAAACCCTGCCCTGGCCATTTGGCCTGGCTGTGGTTTGAGACaggatggtgcagtggttaagagcacagctCTGGGTGGAGTATGTGTGGTGCGGTGCAAGGGAGGGGCCACTCTCTGTGGGTCTCTGCACGGGTCTGGGGCGCGGAGCCGGGTGACTACAGTAAGGGCGttaacttaaaaaagaagaagaaaagcagagctcTGGATCCAGAGTGCCGGATCCTGCCCCTTGGCGTTGTGTGACCGTGGGCTGCAGGCCTCAGTTgactcatctgtcaaatggggtcCTGTGAGTAGCTAACCTCGTGGAATCACTGCAGGACGGAGTAAGAGGATGCTGTTAGAGCCCTGTGGCGTGTGGTAAACACGCAACAcgtgctgcttctgctgctgctgtcacCACATATCCGGTGTCTAGATTTCAGGATTTGGGCGTCCACATCACAGTATCTGGCCCCGACTATGACATCCCAGTGTCCAAGGATCAAACCTAGGGATTCTCTTTGTCCTGGGCTCCCCTCAGTGCCAAGACTCACTGTGTTAAACAGGGTCTGACAACCAAGAGGTAAAGAAGCATTTTGCCCCAGTCCTCCTCGAAAATTCCAAGACCCCTTCAGGGACTCAGCCACTGCTGAGTGACGCCAAGTCTCCGCGTCCCTCGTGGGACCCTGGCATCTTGCCATTCATTCAAGTCAACAAGCATCTACTGAGCACCTCCCACGAGCCAGGCCCTGTCTGGTGCTAAGGACACAACTGTGAACACAACAACTGCCCCAAGAAGCTTATCTGCCGGGAGCCCCTGGTTTCCGCTTGCTGTCCCTTCGCGGGCACGTCtaccctcctcctgcccccagagCCATCTCCTCCCTCCAGCAGCTCTGCGGCTACTCACACTGGACTTCCAAGTCAGCTTCCTGGCCAACTTGTCCAGGACCAAGATCGTTTTCCGCCAAGCAGGAGTACTCCCCAGCGTGCCTGAGGAGGACCTCTGGGATCTGGAAGGTCCTGCCCGTCTTTCCAGGCATTGCTAGCCCATTGTAGTACCAGGTGTAATTCGTTGGAGGAGGATTGGCCAGTGATATACACGTCAGCTctacttcatttccttccttcgtTGGCGAGGAGACGATCTGAACCCTGGAAGGTTCCGGAGCATCTGGAAGAAGAGGccgaggctgggaggctgggggtggtggtgagcagAGGCCTCCGGGGCTCCCCTCCCATGGGCCTGGAAGGTGCCCCTGCTGACCCCCGGCCCGGCCCTTCCCCAGCTCCCAGGAGGCTCACAGTGCACTTGGAGGTCCACTGCTTCCGACTCTTCGGAGCCCACATCGTTGTGGGCCTTGCACTGGTACTGCCCACTCATCCTCCTGGTCACCTCGGGCAGAGTGAGCGTGGGCGTCTCCTCCCCCACCAGCAGGACCCCGTCCCTGAGCCAGGCCACCTTCTGGTGCCGTGGGTTGCTGCTGACAACCTGGCATGTCATGGTCACAGACTCTCCCTCTgtcacagtggcttctctgggACTGACCTGGATCTTCAACTTCGGCGCGTCTGGAGAAGTGGAGGGAACagtgagggaggggatggggattCTCAGAGGGTGTGACGGGCTGACAAGTTGCAGGCCTTTTATTCTGATAAAGCAGCGGCCTAGACAGAGCGGGCAAGGGTGCGTGGCCACTCACTGTCACCCTTGTCAACAGGTGACTGACCATCACAGCCTCCCAACTCGGTTCTCTGCTCCCCACACCCCAGACCCCAAAGGTCTGGTCtccaccagcagccagcagcatTCCCAGGACTGTCCATCAGACCTCACGACTCTCCTGTTTGAAACCGTTCAGTGGATTCCACACTTAGAGAACAATCCAGAAACGCTCGCTGCAGCCCACGAGATCTAGCGTCCCGGTTCCTCTCGGCCTTCCTTTCCTACCACTGGGCCCCTTGGATGTAGTGCCAAGCTTGCCGGCTCCTTGCTCTGAGGCAGACACACCAAGTTCCTACCTCAAGGCCTCGGACTTGCTCTTTCTTCTCCCTGGAACGCTCTTCTCACGGAGATAGGCCTGCCTCAGGCCCTCCCTTCACCCAAGTCTCAGCTCAAGTTCAGCCTCCATCCCTCACTCCCTCTGTCCTAGCCCTGCTTTATCTTTGTGTGATACCCTTAGCACCACCTACACATATGTTCTCTAGTTCCCTTTTCACCTATCTACTCTTCGTCTCCCTGACTTCAATGCTAGTTCCACGTGGGCAAGAACTTTGCTCACTGCTCTATCCCCAGCAGCCTAGTAGGttcacaacaaatatttattgaatgaatgaggcaCAAAACAATGATGTGAAAAAATTCTCATCCCGCCCCCCAGGGGAACCAAAaaaccttaaccaagtgatcccCAAATCAGGTCATGGTTTGAGGATAGATTCTTTTATTCTGAATCAGGTGTCCCTGAAACACCAGAGCTGATGATGGGAATGGTGGAGGAGGGGCCGCGGCTCTGCCTGGACCATTCCCAACAGCGGGTGCCCACAGACCCATCACGCTCCCCTCTGTGTGGGCTCCTGTTACCCTCTGCGGGGGTGAAGGGGTGACAGGACCCTCGGCCCTCCCACAGAAGCACTGGGGAGACTCACGCTTCACGTCCAGCCACACCGTTTCCTCAGAGAGTAACTGCTGTTCCGTGGGGTCCCAGAGCTGGCAGGTCAGGTTCTTGCCGTGGTGAGTCCACTGCGGCTGGAACGTGAGAGTGCTCTGGGTGGAGACGGTCTTGATGGACAGGGAGGTGGAGGTGACCGCACGCTCCTCCAGGGACCACTGCAGATGAACCTGGTACTCAAAGCAGGCGAAATTCAGCGAGCAGGTGACAGTGACGTCGTGGAGCTCCCGGATGTCTGGAGGGAGCTCAATGTGGGGTGGAGGAGCCGTCTCTGCAAGAGAGCAGGGGCCACGCTGGAGGCCTGGGAACCTGGACCAGCTTTAGATGCCCTGCCGCAGAGAACCCATCAGGAAGCCCCGGCCGGTCCTGTCCGCCTCTCTCCGGGCCTGCCTGTCTCTGCTCGGCCCAAACACCCTCTGAAAGGTCTTGTGAAAGTTGATCCTCCTTAGAAACggtgttttatgttttatagttACTTCGTTCGCACCCCCTGGTGTCTGCTTTCTAAATGTTTTCCAGACCACTCCCCCGGCACTCCTCAGCGGATTTGACGCGTTTAGTTCAACATGCTTAGCTTGGAGGACAAACCTGGCTCAAAGGCCTCGGTATCGGAGACCTCCCACACGGCACTCCTGGAGGGGATTCCTTTAGCGCAGAGGCCTGTGTGCAGCCAGTCCCTGCTCTCCCCGAGGCTGGGCCGCCCTCAGATTGCAGCGTCTGAAGCTGCATCTCTCACCCCAAACACAGGCCTGCTTAGAACCACCCACCGAATGAACAGGCCGTGGAAGGGAGCGAGCACACTCCCTCGGCGGGAGGCCCCAGACCTGTGTTTGGTTCACACCCTATCTGTGTGTCATGTAGCCACGAAGGCCTAATTAGAATGGATCCCCCCACATTAATACATTGGGAGATTTCCCTTGAAAATTCAGATTTCCATCTCTGGAAAAGCCAGGGGAGATGCTCAAGGAGGGATGAGTGCCCATACGCTCCAGTCTGCCACGGGCGCCACTGTCCTGTGGCACCCCGGTCGCTCACTGGCATCCCCGTCTGGCCTCTGCAGGCGACCTGGTTTGTGAGCTGTCCCAGGAGTCGGGTGCTTCCCACCTTCCTCATTGCCGAGACGAAGGAACCCATCCTCAGGGCCTTACCAGAGACGTTGAGGCCGATGGCCTCCATCCATTTGTTCTCCCCAGACATCATCCTCAGCCCCAGCTGACCGCTGTCATTGACTTTCACGGGATTGATGAGGAGGGTGCAGTTGGATCTGCCGTTTCCCAGGAATTGTACCCTTCCCTGACGAGCAGGAAACTCCCTGATTTTTAGGTTCTTATAGAGGACGGTCCCATTGTAGCTCTTGGTGGAGCTGTCGTACTCATAATTGTGGTACACGGTCAGGTTATCTAGCGACTGCTTGTTTAGGATATGGTAGCGGCAGGGAATCCAGACGCAGGCTCCATCCCAGGCGTAGAGGATCTTGGGATGTTCAAACGTCCACTGGGCTGAGTCAGAGAAAGCCAAGTATTCTGGAACCCACCAGAGCGAACAGAAAGCATTACTGAAGGACGATGCGCGCATTCTAAAGAATTTCCTCTGAagaggcggcgggggggggggggggggggaggcagaTACACAAAGAGAGAcgtatacacacgcacacacatatacactgactgtccccaccctgccccacattTACTCTTCTCTGCCCCCATcttgcctcctcctcctccagctcccaCAGTCGTCCCAGACCCAAGTATCTGCCCGGGCCACCATCCTTACCGAGAAGCAGAAGCAAGGGACCGAGGAGATGCATGGCGCTGTGTCTAGGCGGGAGCCTGGGCCAGGAAGAGTTTGTCTTTAAGCCATCTGGTCACTTACATCTTCCAGACAGCTTTTCTTGCTCACTCACTGAGCTCCAATCCCTTCTCCCTGATTCTGAGAAGACCGTGTCTGGTTGCATGGCAGGATATGGAATTCTGGAAGCTCACAGGGTCTTTTTCTGGATATGCTGTGCCTCTCCCATCAGCCTGAGAACCATGTAAGGCTAGCCTCTCTCTTCCCAGcactcctccctttcttccatccatccatccaaaatTGTATAAACTTGCTGCCCAGCTCTCAGGCTTTGAGTGGCACCAAACTACTGAGCACCTCGAATGCCAGGCCCTAGGTGACCTGGAGCTTACCTTGGGTCAACTAGTGAAGGGTGGGCTAGAGGTAGTCCAAGGGCTGCCGATGTGCACCCACTGTCCATCTCTACGTGTGGGTGCACGTGCGGTGAGCTGGACCGCCACCTCACTGGACTTTTACATAGAGTTACATTTACATAGAGTTAAATTTAAGTCCCAATTTACATGGTCGTGCCCTGAATGCATGTCCCTGGGGAGTCAGCAGGACGTGCCAACAGAGTGTGTCTCCTGTCTCAGCACAGACCTGCGTCTGTCCCGCCTGCCCAGCCAACAGTTCCCACACATCGGCgtcccctccccaagcccctccgGCTGGCTGTGCATCTCCTCTGGCTGCGCGGCTTATGCTACAGGACCGTTGGGTGTCCAGGACCGGTGTGGGGAAAGCTAGGCCGCTGGCTGAAAGTAGGAAGGGGGTCTGTCCCCAGGCATGGCGGCCGTGCTGGACTGGCCTGGGCATAGATCAGGGCAGACTCTCCACACAGAGCTCACAGAGCCCTGCAGGTGCGAATAGTGTTACAGAGAAAAAAGTCCTCGAGGTCACATCTGTTTGAGAGAAGCTGGATTTTAGAAAGTGAAATAGGACTCTTTAGTGCAGGCCTTTTCGAACCCTTTAACCAGCTGTATGGGCATCACGCATCTCCCAGCATG
Coding sequences within it:
- the CD22 gene encoding B-cell receptor CD22 isoform X3 yields the protein MHLLGPLLLLLEYLAFSDSAQWTFEHPKILYAWDGACVWIPCRYHILNKQSLDNLTVYHNYEYDSSTKSYNGTVLYKNLKIREFPARQGRVQFLGNGRSNCTLLINPVKVNDSGQLGLRMMSGENKWMEAIGLNVSETAPPPHIELPPDIRELHDVTVTCSLNFACFEYQVHLQWSLEERAVTSTSLSIKTVSTQSTLTFQPQWTHHGKNLTCQLWDPTEQQLLSEETVWLDVKHAPKLKIQVSPREATVTEGESVTMTCQVVSSNPRHQKVAWLRDGVLLVGEETPTLTLPEVTRRMSGQYQCKAHNDVGSEESEAVDLQVHYPPKEVITVIQSPTPIREGDSVILSCTYNSSNPRVTRYEWDHLGFQDQLSPAGLTIRKVAWDTGPVKCAACNQWCLWSPPVDLDVQYAPKDVSVQVTSHSEIHSGRRVLLQCDFLSSRPTDVRFFWKKNGIFLEEGKELSFDAISPEDAGTYHCLVNNSIGQTSSKAWALQVLYAPRSLHVSISPKDGVVEGKKAVLTCESDANPPTSRYAWFDWNNQDLRHYDQTLRLDPVTLQHSGAYWCQGSNRLGQGQSPPTTLTVYYSSASIIRRVALGVGFCLAIFLLAIWGVKLQRSWKRIQRQQGLQESSSGQNFFVRNVKARRIPQAEGPHSLGCYHPVMEDAVSYAALRFPLGETDAPRPGDAGTSETRGLSSDRDDTVTYSVVQKRHVGDYENVTPEVLEDEGIHYSEMVHFGFGERPLAQEGVEYVTLKQ
- the CD22 gene encoding B-cell receptor CD22 isoform X1, translated to MHLLGPLLLLLEYLAFSDSAQWTFEHPKILYAWDGACVWIPCRYHILNKQSLDNLTVYHNYEYDSSTKSYNGTVLYKNLKIREFPARQGRVQFLGNGRSNCTLLINPVKVNDSGQLGLRMMSGENKWMEAIGLNVSETAPPPHIELPPDIRELHDVTVTCSLNFACFEYQVHLQWSLEERAVTSTSLSIKTVSTQSTLTFQPQWTHHGKNLTCQLWDPTEQQLLSEETVWLDVKHAPKLKIQVSPREATVTEGESVTMTCQVVSSNPRHQKVAWLRDGVLLVGEETPTLTLPEVTRRMSGQYQCKAHNDVGSEESEAVDLQVHYAPEPSRVQIVSSPTKEGNEVELTCISLANPPPTNYTWYYNGLAMPGKTGRTFQIPEVLLRHAGEYSCLAENDLGPGQVGQEADLEVQYPPKEVITVIQSPTPIREGDSVILSCTYNSSNPRVTRYEWDHLGFQDQLSPAGLTIRKVAWDTGPVKCAACNQWCLWSPPVDLDVQYAPKDVSVQVTSHSEIHSGRRVLLQCDFLSSRPTDVRFFWKKNGIFLEEGKELSFDAISPEDAGTYHCLVNNSIGQTSSKAWALQVLYAPRSLHVSISPKDGVVEGKKAVLTCESDANPPTSRYAWFDWNNQDLRHYDQTLRLDPVTLQHSGAYWCQGSNRLGQGQSPPTTLTVYYSSASIIRRVALGVGFCLAIFLLAIWGVKLQRSWKRIQRQQGLQESSSGQNFFVRNVKARRIPQAEGPHSLGCYHPVMEDAVSYAALRFPLGETDAPRPGDAGTSETRGLSSDRDDTVTYSVVQKRHVGDYENVTPEVLEDEGIHYSEMVHFGFGERPLAQEGVEYVTLKQ
- the CD22 gene encoding B-cell receptor CD22 isoform X2, whose product is MHLLGPLLLLLEYLAFSDSAQWTFEHPKILYAWDGACVWIPCRYHILNKQSLDNLTVYHNYEYDSSTKSYNGTVLYKNLKIREFPARQGRVQFLGNGRSNCTLLINPVKVNDSGQLGLRMMSGENKWMEAIGLNVSETAPPPHIELPPDIRELHDVTVTCSLNFACFEYQVHLQWSLEERAVTSTSLSIKTVSTQSTLTFQPQWTHHGKNLTCQLWDPTEQQLLSEETVWLDVKHAPKLKIQVSPREATVTEGESVTMTCQVVSSNPRHQKVAWLRDGVLLVGEETPTLTLPEVTRRMSGQYQCKAHNDVGSEESEAVDLQVHYAPEPSRVQIVSSPTKEGNEVELTCISLANPPPTNYTWYYNGLAMPGKTGRTFQIPEVLLRHAGEYSCLAENDLGPGQVGQEADLEVQYPPKEVITVIQSPTPIREGDSVILSCTYNSSNPRVTRYEWDHLGFQDQLSPAGLTIRKVAWDTGPVKCAACNQWCLWSPPVDLDVQYAPKDVSVQVTSHSEIHSGRRVLLQCDFLSSRPTDVRFFWKKNGIFLEEGKELSFDAISPEDAGTYHCLVNNSIGQTSSKAWALQVLYAPRSLHVSISPKDGVVEGKKAVLTCESDANPPTSRYAWFDWNNQDLRHYDQTLRLDPVTLQHSGAYWCQGSNRLGQGQSPPTTLTVYYSSASIIRRVALGVGFCLAIFLLAIWGVKLQRSWKRIQRQQGLQESSSGQNFFVRNVKRCRDLRDAGTFLRQGRHGHLLCGAEASRGKRAGLWKVGK
- the CD22 gene encoding B-cell receptor CD22 isoform X4, giving the protein MHLLGPLLLLLEYLAFSDSAQWTFEHPKILYAWDGACVWIPCRYHILNKQSLDNLTVYHNYEYDSSTKSYNGTVLYKNLKIREFPARQGRVQFLGNGRSNCTLLINPVKVNDSGQLGLRMMSGENKWMEAIGLNVSETAPPPHIELPPDIRELHDVTVTCSLNFACFEYQVHLQWSLEERAVTSTSLSIKTVSTQSTLTFQPQWTHHGKNLTCQLWDPTEQQLLSEETVWLDVKHPPKEVITVIQSPTPIREGDSVILSCTYNSSNPRVTRYEWDHLGFQDQLSPAGLTIRKVAWDTGPVKCAACNQWCLWSPPVDLDVQYAPKDVSVQVTSHSEIHSGRRVLLQCDFLSSRPTDVRFFWKKNGIFLEEGKELSFDAISPEDAGTYHCLVNNSIGQTSSKAWALQVLYAPRSLHVSISPKDGVVEGKKAVLTCESDANPPTSRYAWFDWNNQDLRHYDQTLRLDPVTLQHSGAYWCQGSNRLGQGQSPPTTLTVYYSSASIIRRVALGVGFCLAIFLLAIWGVKLQRSWKRIQRQQGLQESSSGQNFFVRNVKARRIPQAEGPHSLGCYHPVMEDAVSYAALRFPLGETDAPRPGDAGTSETRGLSSDRDDTVTYSVVQKRHVGDYENVTPEVLEDEGIHYSEMVHFGFGERPLAQEGVEYVTLKQ